Proteins encoded by one window of Martelella endophytica:
- a CDS encoding DUF1349 domain-containing protein encodes MREGNMWLNEPAEWQAADGGLSLVTEKATDFWRTTFYGFVRDSGHAFLHPVLGDFSAIVTVTADYAELYDQAGLMLRIDETHWIKAGIEFTDGLMHFSTVVTRDVSDWSVIPLHDARPDTPVTIRLTRHGDAVRVQFHTGDGRFQMARLCPFPADDAYVGMTACTPERQGLKVRFSGFTVGPPIPRRLHD; translated from the coding sequence ATCCGGGAGGGGAACATGTGGCTGAATGAACCGGCCGAATGGCAGGCGGCGGATGGCGGCCTTTCGCTCGTCACCGAAAAGGCGACCGACTTCTGGCGAACCACCTTCTACGGTTTCGTCCGCGACAGCGGCCACGCCTTCCTCCACCCGGTTCTGGGCGACTTCTCGGCGATCGTCACGGTGACGGCGGATTATGCCGAGCTCTACGATCAGGCCGGCCTGATGCTGAGGATCGACGAAACGCACTGGATCAAGGCCGGTATCGAATTCACCGACGGGCTGATGCATTTTTCGACTGTGGTGACCCGTGATGTTTCCGACTGGTCGGTGATCCCGCTGCACGACGCACGACCGGACACACCGGTCACGATCCGCCTGACACGCCATGGCGATGCCGTGCGGGTACAATTCCATACCGGCGACGGGCGGTTCCAGATGGCGCGGCTTTGTCCGTTTCCGGCGGACGATGCCTATGTCGGCATGACCGCCTGCACGCCCGAGCGGCAGGGCCTCAAGGTTCGCTTTTCAGGTTTCACGGTCGGGCCACCGATCCCGCGGCGGCTCCACGACTGA
- a CDS encoding MFS transporter, whose amino-acid sequence MHSSLSLRLATLIAGVLLIGANSFVLGPILGDVAEALGTNAIAITRAISAFGGATAISAFFLSRLNDRFESRVVLTGAVLLMMVGFAGSAASWNWQSLAIAQALAGLATGVLLPGIYAEAVRIAPVGQGARVLGSVLSGWSIALMAGVPVSALLTDYLDWRVAYVLLAVIALAVAVGLACLSEAGAQRQPRAPARLAALKVTGVKSLLLTGLCFMTAFYGTYALLAHHIRDVQGISASLSSLVVVAYGLGFGLGGMSARHADRFGPGRVFPFFLMASAVLYLLLVPAAHHFGWSLLTALALGFFNHFGLNLVVLRLAGLWPEARGALIGLNTTATYIAVFCGPLLTGALYATVGFAAVGVAAFLLLAVCVVLMWRIRLL is encoded by the coding sequence GTGCATTCCTCACTTTCCCTGCGCCTTGCAACGCTGATCGCCGGCGTCTTGCTCATCGGCGCGAATTCGTTCGTTCTCGGGCCGATCCTTGGCGATGTCGCCGAAGCGCTGGGCACCAACGCGATCGCCATCACGCGAGCGATCTCCGCCTTTGGCGGGGCGACGGCGATCTCCGCCTTCTTCCTCTCCCGGCTGAATGACCGGTTTGAAAGCCGGGTGGTGCTGACCGGCGCGGTGCTACTGATGATGGTCGGCTTTGCGGGATCGGCCGCAAGCTGGAACTGGCAGTCGCTGGCGATCGCGCAGGCACTTGCGGGGCTCGCCACCGGCGTTCTGCTGCCCGGCATCTATGCCGAGGCGGTGCGGATTGCCCCTGTGGGTCAGGGCGCGCGGGTGCTCGGCAGCGTGCTGTCGGGATGGTCGATAGCGTTGATGGCCGGCGTGCCGGTATCGGCGCTGCTGACCGACTATCTCGACTGGCGGGTCGCCTATGTGCTGCTCGCCGTCATCGCGCTTGCCGTTGCTGTGGGCCTCGCCTGCCTCTCCGAGGCCGGGGCGCAGCGCCAGCCGCGCGCGCCGGCACGGCTTGCGGCGCTCAAGGTCACCGGCGTCAAGAGCCTGCTCCTCACCGGCCTCTGTTTCATGACGGCGTTTTACGGCACCTATGCCCTGCTTGCCCATCATATCCGTGACGTGCAGGGGATCTCGGCTTCGCTCTCCAGCCTTGTGGTCGTCGCCTATGGTCTTGGCTTCGGCCTCGGCGGCATGTCGGCCCGCCACGCCGATCGGTTCGGGCCGGGGCGGGTGTTCCCGTTCTTTCTGATGGCCTCGGCCGTGCTTTATCTTCTGCTGGTGCCGGCGGCTCACCACTTCGGCTGGTCGCTCCTGACGGCGCTCGCGCTCGGCTTCTTCAACCATTTCGGTCTTAACCTGGTGGTGCTCCGGCTCGCAGGCCTCTGGCCTGAAGCCCGTGGAGCGCTGATCGGCCTCAACACCACGGCAACCTATATCGCGGTCTTTTGCGGCCCGCTGCTGACCGGGGCTCTCTATGCAACGGTGGGCTTTGCTGCTGTTGGCGTTGCTGCCTTTCTGCTGCTCGCCGTCTGTGTCGTCCTGATGTGGCGTATCCGGCTGCTATAG
- a CDS encoding SDR family NAD(P)-dependent oxidoreductase — MTNPLEGRLAVVTGASRGIGYFTALELARQGAHVIACARTIGGLEELDDAIKADGNGSATLVPMDLADMPAIDRLGGSIFARWGKLDILVANAGVLGVVSPLSHIEAKVFEQVMTVNVTATWRLIRSLEPLLVKSDAGRAVVLSSAAAHSCKPFWGPYSASKAAIEALARTWAGETAHTPLKVTSVDPGRTRTAMRAQAAPGEDPMTLPHPSEVAAKIVPLTLPDYQESGRLYVFAEDRLKDYRMPD, encoded by the coding sequence ATGACAAATCCACTTGAAGGCCGGCTTGCGGTCGTCACCGGCGCCTCCCGTGGCATCGGCTATTTCACCGCACTCGAGCTGGCGAGGCAGGGTGCCCACGTCATTGCCTGCGCGCGCACCATCGGCGGACTGGAAGAGCTCGACGACGCGATCAAGGCCGATGGCAACGGCTCGGCGACGCTGGTGCCGATGGACCTTGCCGACATGCCGGCGATCGATCGCCTCGGCGGTTCGATCTTTGCACGCTGGGGCAAGCTGGACATCCTCGTCGCCAATGCCGGCGTACTCGGTGTGGTCTCGCCGCTTTCCCATATCGAGGCGAAAGTGTTCGAACAGGTGATGACCGTCAACGTCACCGCGACGTGGCGGCTGATCCGTTCTCTGGAACCGCTTCTGGTGAAGTCCGATGCCGGCCGCGCCGTGGTGCTCTCTTCTGCCGCTGCGCATAGCTGCAAGCCCTTCTGGGGCCCCTATTCCGCCTCCAAGGCTGCGATTGAGGCACTGGCCCGCACCTGGGCCGGCGAAACGGCGCACACGCCGCTGAAAGTCACAAGCGTCGATCCCGGCCGCACCCGCACCGCCATGCGCGCCCAGGCCGCGCCGGGAGAGGACCCGATGACGCTACCGCACCCCTCGGAAGTCGCCGCGAAGATCGTGCCGCTGACATTGCCCGACTATCAGGAAAGTGGCCGACTTTATGTCTTTGCCGAGGACCGGCTGAAAGACTATCGTATGCCTGACTAG
- a CDS encoding outer membrane protein yields the protein MKLFCVCVSTLFVLSGHSFANDLTSATPETNSYTWSGFYVGAQGGYQTTQSFPDTNRIVSQEMKAEGGQLGGFAGFNHQFANQLVLGLEASFYYADGQEDQTFTATYRRWTLTGKGSFALGWGGVLQARAGRAFGRTLVYATAGGEVASGELSGSVAAISMDTDPKPFLGWTVGAGVERALTDHVFARLEYRYAEFPETDCSFSWDRDFSLRSRRNVMQVGLGYRF from the coding sequence GTGAAGCTGTTCTGTGTCTGCGTATCAACGCTGTTCGTTTTGTCAGGTCATTCGTTTGCGAACGATCTGACTTCCGCAACGCCTGAAACCAATTCCTATACGTGGTCGGGCTTCTACGTCGGGGCTCAGGGCGGGTATCAGACGACACAGTCGTTTCCGGATACAAACAGGATCGTCAGCCAGGAAATGAAGGCGGAAGGCGGACAGCTGGGTGGCTTCGCAGGCTTCAACCATCAGTTCGCGAACCAGCTCGTCCTCGGCCTCGAAGCGTCGTTCTATTATGCCGATGGACAGGAAGACCAGACCTTCACGGCGACCTATCGTCGCTGGACGCTGACCGGGAAGGGCAGCTTCGCCCTCGGTTGGGGCGGCGTCCTGCAGGCCCGCGCCGGCCGTGCCTTCGGCCGCACGCTTGTCTATGCCACTGCAGGCGGCGAGGTGGCATCGGGCGAGCTCAGTGGCAGCGTCGCCGCCATCTCGATGGACACCGACCCCAAGCCGTTTCTCGGCTGGACAGTCGGCGCCGGGGTCGAACGCGCGCTTACCGACCATGTCTTCGCGCGTCTGGAATATCGTTACGCAGAGTTCCCCGAGACGGACTGCAGCTTTTCCTGGGACCGCGATTTCAGCCTCCGCTCGCGCCGCAACGTCATGCAGGTTGGTCTCGGCTACAGATTTTGA
- the radA gene encoding DNA repair protein RadA produces MAKPKTQFICQNCGAVHPRWAGRCDACGAWNTIIEDNPAAGIGGGPARAPKKGRPVALVALDGESEEAPRVESRIAELDRVTGGGFVRGSAVLVGGDPGIGKSTLLMQAAAALSRQGHRVIYVSGEEAIAQVRLRAKRLGASDTAVLLAAETNVEDILATLAEGQRPDLVIIDSIQTLWSDMAEAAPGTVTQVRTGVQAMIRFAKQTGAAMVLVGHVTKEGQIAGPRVVEHMVDAVLYFEGERGHHYRILRTVKNRFGATDEIGVFEMSDIGLREVANPSELFLGERNDKAPGAAVFAGMEGTRPVLVEVQALVAPTSLGTPRRAVVGWDSSRLSMILAVLEAHCGVRLGNHDVYLNIAGGYRISEPAADLAVAAALISSLAGLALPADCVYFGEVSLSGAIRPVSHAAQRLKEALKLGFSGACLPAGSAEVATQKTGGLNELSALPDLVVRIAGSKAAMSDPDD; encoded by the coding sequence TTGGCCAAACCGAAGACCCAGTTCATCTGCCAGAATTGCGGCGCGGTGCATCCGCGCTGGGCGGGACGTTGCGACGCCTGCGGCGCCTGGAACACGATCATCGAAGACAATCCGGCAGCCGGCATCGGCGGCGGCCCGGCGCGGGCGCCGAAGAAGGGCCGCCCGGTCGCCCTCGTCGCCCTTGATGGTGAGAGCGAAGAGGCGCCGCGCGTCGAAAGCCGCATTGCCGAACTCGACCGGGTGACAGGCGGCGGTTTCGTGCGCGGCTCGGCGGTGCTGGTCGGCGGCGATCCGGGCATCGGAAAATCGACGCTGCTGATGCAGGCGGCTGCCGCGCTGTCGCGCCAGGGCCATCGGGTCATCTATGTGTCGGGCGAGGAAGCCATCGCCCAGGTGCGGCTTCGCGCCAAGAGGCTCGGCGCTTCAGACACGGCCGTGCTGCTCGCCGCTGAAACCAATGTCGAGGACATTCTTGCGACGCTTGCCGAAGGCCAGCGCCCGGACCTCGTGATCATCGATTCGATCCAGACGCTGTGGTCGGACATGGCGGAAGCCGCGCCCGGCACAGTGACGCAGGTGCGCACCGGCGTGCAGGCGATGATCCGCTTTGCCAAGCAGACGGGCGCCGCCATGGTGCTGGTCGGCCACGTCACCAAGGAAGGGCAGATTGCCGGCCCGCGCGTTGTCGAGCACATGGTCGATGCCGTGCTCTATTTCGAGGGCGAACGCGGCCACCATTACCGAATCCTGCGCACAGTGAAGAACCGTTTCGGCGCGACCGACGAGATCGGCGTGTTCGAAATGAGCGATATCGGGCTGCGCGAAGTTGCCAATCCGTCGGAACTGTTTCTCGGCGAACGCAACGACAAGGCGCCGGGCGCTGCCGTGTTTGCCGGCATGGAGGGCACGCGACCGGTGCTGGTCGAGGTGCAGGCGCTGGTGGCGCCGACCTCGCTTGGCACACCGCGAAGAGCCGTTGTCGGCTGGGATTCCTCACGGCTTTCGATGATCCTCGCCGTGCTCGAAGCGCATTGCGGGGTCAGGCTCGGCAATCACGATGTCTACCTCAACATCGCCGGCGGATACCGCATCAGCGAACCTGCGGCAGACCTCGCGGTTGCCGCCGCACTGATTTCCTCGCTCGCCGGACTTGCTCTCCCCGCCGATTGTGTCTATTTCGGCGAGGTCAGTCTTTCCGGTGCCATCCGGCCGGTGTCGCATGCGGCCCAGAGGCTGAAGGAAGCGTTGAAGCTCGGCTTTTCCGGTGCCTGCCTGCCGGCAGGCTCGGCCGAAGTTGCAACGCAGAAGACAGGCGGGTTGAACGAGTTATCGGCATTGCCGGATCTCGTCGTCCGCATTGCAGGCTCGAAGGCGGCCATGTCCGACCCGGACGACTAG
- the alr gene encoding alanine racemase: MNDYSNDLIDDEDESQVFDTAPARLTVDLGAIVENWKTMRALSGGARTAAVLKADAYGLGIEDVGEALYAAGAQDFFVAVPEEGATLREFAPDARIFVLSGMWPGTEALFFSYDLVPVLASEEQIAFFTSVVPGPYPCALQVDTGFNRLGLTPEEAIAFAGDASRPANIEPVLVLSHLACGDDPASPMNVEQLARFSQVANAFEGIEASLSASAGIFLGSDYHFDLTRPGIALYGGDSQVGTSKRLRPVATAEARIVQIRSARAGETVSYGATTTLSRDSRLAIVAAGYADGYHRALSGSGTPLRGAVEQGGYGFVAGHRVPIAGRITMDMTIFDVTDVPERTIRAGDYIELIGPNMPLDEAAAAAGTIGYEMLTSLGLRYTRRYTQPD, encoded by the coding sequence ATGAACGATTATTCGAACGATCTTATCGATGACGAGGACGAATCACAGGTTTTCGATACCGCCCCTGCCCGGCTGACGGTTGATCTCGGCGCGATCGTCGAAAACTGGAAGACGATGCGCGCGCTTTCAGGCGGCGCGCGCACGGCGGCCGTCCTGAAGGCGGATGCCTACGGCCTCGGCATCGAGGATGTCGGCGAAGCGCTCTATGCAGCCGGCGCTCAGGATTTCTTCGTTGCCGTGCCGGAAGAAGGGGCGACGCTTCGGGAATTTGCGCCGGATGCGCGCATTTTCGTGCTGTCCGGCATGTGGCCGGGGACCGAAGCGCTTTTCTTCAGCTACGACCTCGTGCCGGTGCTGGCGAGCGAGGAGCAGATCGCCTTCTTCACTTCGGTGGTACCCGGCCCCTATCCTTGCGCCCTGCAGGTCGACACCGGCTTCAACCGCCTCGGCCTGACGCCGGAGGAAGCGATTGCGTTTGCCGGCGACGCATCTCGCCCTGCCAACATCGAGCCCGTGCTGGTGCTCTCGCACCTCGCCTGCGGTGACGATCCGGCGTCGCCGATGAATGTCGAGCAGCTTGCCCGCTTCAGTCAGGTCGCCAATGCCTTTGAGGGCATCGAGGCCAGTCTTTCGGCGTCTGCCGGCATCTTTCTCGGCTCCGACTATCACTTCGACCTGACCCGGCCGGGGATCGCGCTCTATGGCGGCGATTCGCAGGTCGGAACGTCGAAGCGGCTGAGGCCCGTGGCGACGGCGGAGGCGCGGATCGTTCAGATCCGCAGCGCGCGCGCTGGCGAGACGGTGAGCTACGGCGCCACGACGACGCTTTCCCGCGACAGCCGGCTTGCGATCGTGGCGGCAGGCTATGCGGACGGCTATCACCGGGCACTTTCAGGCTCCGGTACGCCGCTGCGCGGCGCCGTCGAACAGGGTGGCTACGGCTTCGTCGCGGGACACCGCGTGCCGATCGCCGGACGTATCACCATGGATATGACCATTTTCGATGTCACCGATGTTCCTGAAAGAACCATCCGCGCCGGTGACTATATCGAACTCATCGGCCCGAACATGCCGCTCGACGAGGCGGCAGCTGCGGCGGGCACGATCGGGTATGAAATGCTGACATCCCTTGGCTTGCGCTACACCCGCCGTTATACCCAGCCGGACTGA
- the purF gene encoding amidophosphoribosyltransferase: MNSSFQDFDDFSLDDDTLHEECGVFGILGHPDAAALTALGLHALQHRGQEAAGIVSYDGQQFRSERHMGLVGDHFTDPAMLEALSGQMAMGHVRYSTTGGTVLRNVQPLFAELAVGGIAIAHNGNFTNGLSMRRKLISDGAICQSTSDTEVVLHLIARSRAKTSSDRFIDAISQMEGGYSMIAMTRTKLIAARDPTGIRPLVMGELDGKPIFCSETCALDIIGAKFVRDVENGEVIICEVQPDGSISIDSRKPALQQKERLCLFEYVYFARPDSIVGGRNVYQTRKNMGFNLAKEAPVEADVVVPVPDGGTPAAIGFAQESGIPFELGIIRNHYVGRTFIEPTQQIRAFGVKLKHSANRAVISGKRVVLIDDSIVRGTTSVKIVQMLRDAGAKEVHIRVASPMIFYSDYYGIDTPDRDKLFANNHETLEDMCKFIGADSLQFLSIDGLYEAVGGEKRNNALPQFTDHQFTGDYPTRLLDKEHEDEFSKIELLAGNG; this comes from the coding sequence ATGAACAGCAGTTTTCAAGATTTTGACGATTTCAGCCTCGATGACGACACGCTGCATGAAGAGTGCGGCGTGTTCGGCATTCTGGGGCACCCCGATGCAGCGGCGCTGACGGCGCTCGGCCTGCACGCGCTCCAGCATCGCGGCCAGGAAGCCGCGGGCATTGTCTCCTATGACGGCCAGCAGTTCCGCTCCGAGCGGCATATGGGTCTCGTCGGCGATCACTTCACCGACCCGGCCATGCTCGAGGCGCTTTCCGGCCAGATGGCGATGGGGCATGTGCGTTACTCGACCACCGGCGGAACCGTGCTGCGCAATGTCCAGCCGCTTTTTGCCGAGCTTGCGGTCGGCGGCATCGCCATCGCGCACAACGGCAATTTCACCAATGGCCTGTCGATGCGACGCAAGCTGATTTCCGACGGTGCCATCTGTCAGTCGACCTCCGACACCGAAGTCGTGCTGCATCTCATCGCCCGCTCCCGCGCGAAAACCTCGTCCGACCGCTTCATCGATGCCATCAGCCAGATGGAAGGCGGCTATTCGATGATCGCGATGACCCGCACCAAGCTGATTGCCGCGCGCGACCCCACGGGCATCCGCCCTCTGGTCATGGGCGAGCTCGACGGTAAACCGATCTTCTGCTCGGAAACCTGTGCACTCGACATCATCGGCGCAAAGTTCGTGCGCGATGTGGAGAACGGCGAAGTCATCATCTGCGAAGTCCAGCCGGACGGCTCGATCTCGATCGACAGCCGCAAGCCCGCGCTGCAGCAGAAGGAACGGCTCTGCCTGTTCGAATATGTCTATTTTGCCCGTCCCGATTCGATCGTCGGCGGCCGCAATGTCTACCAGACCCGCAAGAACATGGGCTTCAACCTGGCCAAGGAAGCGCCGGTCGAGGCCGATGTCGTTGTCCCCGTGCCGGATGGCGGCACGCCCGCGGCGATCGGCTTTGCCCAGGAAAGCGGCATCCCCTTCGAACTCGGCATCATCCGCAACCACTATGTCGGCCGCACCTTCATCGAGCCGACGCAGCAGATCCGGGCCTTCGGCGTCAAACTGAAGCACTCGGCGAACCGAGCAGTGATCTCCGGCAAGCGCGTCGTGCTGATCGACGATTCGATCGTGCGTGGCACCACATCGGTGAAGATCGTGCAGATGCTGCGCGATGCCGGTGCGAAGGAAGTGCATATCCGTGTTGCCAGCCCGATGATCTTCTATTCGGACTATTACGGCATCGACACGCCGGACCGCGACAAGCTGTTCGCGAACAATCACGAGACGCTTGAAGACATGTGCAAGTTCATCGGCGCCGATTCGCTGCAGTTCCTGTCGATCGACGGGCTTTACGAGGCGGTCGGCGGCGAGAAACGCAACAATGCGCTGCCGCAATTCACCGACCATCAGTTTACCGGCGATTACCCGACCCGCCTGCTCGACAAGGAGCATGAGGACGAGTTCTCCAAGATCGAGTTGCTTGCCGGTAACGGCTGA
- a CDS encoding CvpA family protein, translating into MPVTLFDLIVLLVIVFSALLAMVRGFSREIMSILAWGLSAVIGYFGYPYLAPPLENFLGDDRIAMAGAFAIIFLVALILISLVTSRFADYIMDSRAGALDRSLGFVFGVVRGVLILAVAVAFWNWLVGDAQSPDWIRNAKSKPALDILATKLESLLPGGPGPEASLPGDQLFAVVDGNVIAIIPPAPHLPA; encoded by the coding sequence ATGCCAGTCACGTTGTTCGATCTGATCGTTCTCCTCGTCATTGTGTTTTCCGCCCTCCTCGCGATGGTTCGTGGTTTTTCGCGTGAAATCATGTCGATCCTCGCCTGGGGCCTTTCGGCCGTCATCGGATATTTCGGCTATCCCTATCTCGCGCCTCCCCTGGAAAATTTCCTCGGTGACGACCGGATCGCCATGGCCGGCGCCTTCGCCATCATTTTTCTCGTGGCGCTGATACTTATCTCCTTGGTCACGTCACGGTTTGCGGACTATATTATGGACAGCCGCGCTGGCGCTCTCGATCGCTCGCTCGGTTTCGTGTTCGGCGTGGTGCGCGGCGTGCTGATTCTCGCGGTCGCCGTTGCGTTCTGGAACTGGCTCGTTGGCGATGCCCAGAGCCCTGACTGGATCCGCAATGCCAAATCGAAACCGGCGCTCGACATTCTGGCGACAAAGCTCGAATCGCTTCTGCCGGGCGGACCCGGCCCCGAAGCCTCCCTCCCTGGCGACCAGCTGTTCGCGGTCGTTGACGGGAATGTGATTGCAATTATTCCACCGGCCCCCCATTTGCCGGCGTAA
- a CDS encoding replicative DNA helicase translates to MNDILPSSSFQATPQREAPNNLEVEQALLGAILVNNSAFYRVSDFLKPEHFYEPLHRKIYELAGDTIRMDKIANTITLKTHLPSDLKVGDMTVSQYLARLAAEAVTIINTEDYGRTIYDLAIRRQLIDIGEGVVNTAYDAPIDLTPGEQIEDTERKLFALAETGRYEGGFQTFENAVTIAIEMAGKAFESDGHLSGISTGIHTLDNKMGGLQRSDLIILAGRPGMGKTSLATNIAWNVASSYEPEVLPDGTIEAKQGGVVAFYSLEMSGEQLATRIISEQTEVSSSKIRRGDITEADFDKLVACSQTMQKVPLYIDQTGGISIAQLSARARRLKRQRGLDLLVVDYVQLMTGSKKSGDNRVQEVTEITTGLKALAKELNAPIIALSQLSRQVENREDKRPQLSDLRESGSIEQDADVVLFVFREEYYVQNLEPRDPDDPAYDEWKMKYEKVRGTADVIIAKQRHGPTGTANLAFQAAYTRFADLADPSFSNFDE, encoded by the coding sequence ATGAACGATATCCTGCCCTCATCCTCCTTTCAGGCCACGCCACAGCGCGAGGCGCCGAACAATCTGGAAGTCGAACAGGCGCTTCTTGGCGCAATCCTCGTCAACAACAGCGCTTTCTACCGCGTCTCGGACTTTCTCAAGCCCGAGCATTTCTACGAGCCGCTGCACCGCAAGATCTACGAGCTTGCCGGCGACACGATCCGCATGGACAAGATCGCCAACACGATCACGCTGAAGACCCACCTCCCCTCCGACCTGAAGGTCGGCGACATGACGGTGTCGCAGTATCTCGCTCGCCTCGCCGCGGAAGCGGTCACCATCATCAACACCGAGGATTACGGGCGCACGATCTACGATCTCGCCATCCGCCGCCAGCTCATCGATATCGGCGAAGGCGTGGTCAACACGGCTTACGACGCGCCGATCGACCTGACGCCCGGCGAACAGATCGAGGATACCGAACGCAAGCTCTTCGCCTTGGCCGAGACCGGCCGTTACGAGGGCGGCTTCCAGACGTTTGAGAATGCCGTCACCATCGCCATCGAGATGGCCGGCAAGGCGTTCGAGAGCGACGGCCACCTTTCCGGCATCTCGACTGGCATCCACACCCTCGACAACAAGATGGGCGGCCTGCAGCGTTCGGACCTTATCATCCTCGCCGGCCGTCCCGGCATGGGCAAGACATCGCTTGCCACCAACATCGCCTGGAACGTCGCTTCGTCCTATGAGCCGGAAGTGCTGCCCGATGGCACGATCGAGGCCAAACAGGGCGGCGTTGTTGCCTTCTACTCGCTCGAAATGTCCGGCGAACAGCTCGCCACCCGTATCATCTCGGAGCAGACCGAGGTCTCCTCCTCGAAGATCCGCCGCGGTGACATCACCGAGGCCGATTTCGATAAGCTGGTGGCCTGCTCGCAGACCATGCAGAAGGTGCCGCTCTACATTGACCAGACCGGTGGCATCTCGATTGCCCAGCTTTCCGCCCGCGCCCGCCGGCTGAAGCGCCAGCGCGGCCTCGACCTCCTGGTGGTCGACTATGTGCAGCTGATGACCGGCTCAAAGAAATCCGGCGACAACCGCGTGCAGGAGGTGACCGAGATCACCACCGGCCTCAAGGCGCTGGCGAAGGAGCTGAACGCACCGATCATCGCGCTCTCCCAGCTCTCCCGTCAGGTGGAAAACCGCGAGGACAAACGCCCGCAGCTTTCCGACCTTCGCGAATCGGGCTCGATCGAGCAGGACGCCGACGTGGTGCTGTTCGTGTTCCGTGAGGAATATTACGTCCAGAACCTCGAGCCGCGCGATCCGGACGATCCGGCCTATGACGAGTGGAAGATGAAGTATGAGAAGGTGCGCGGCACGGCCGACGTGATCATCGCCAAGCAGCGTCACGGACCGACCGGAACCGCCAACCTCGCCTTCCAGGCAGCCTACACCCGGTTTGCCGACCTGGCCGACCCGTCATTCTCAAACTTCGACGAATAA
- the cysS gene encoding cysteine--tRNA ligase — protein MGGALKLYNTLTREKQAFAPIDPDNVRMYVCGPTVYDFAHIGNARPVIVFDVLYRLLRHLYGDNHVTYVRNITDVDDKINARAKRDYPDLPLNEAIRAVTEKTADQFHSDVAALGVLQPTVEPRATEHIDGMVAMIQRLLEKGNAYVAEGPEGKEVLFDVPSMPDYGRLSRRNLDDQQAGARIAVESHKKNPADFVLWKESDADEPGWEGVFSVDGSPVAIHGRPGWHIECSVMSEKHLGETFDIHGGGLDLIFPHHENEIAQSCSAHGNHVMANVWMHNGFVQVEGRKMSKSEGNFFTIHELLETENFGGRKWPGEVLRLAMLMTHYREPIDFSVKRLEEAENILVKLRRKAEGAEAGILSESFADAIADDLNTPDYIGHMLSGGVTAPDLLAAGDLLGLNLRPKLADFDVQSFVDQRLALIREKNWAEADRIRDQLAEKGILLKDAKDKETGERITTWEVQR, from the coding sequence ATGGGCGGAGCCCTGAAGCTCTACAACACGCTGACACGCGAAAAGCAGGCCTTTGCGCCGATCGACCCGGACAATGTGCGCATGTATGTCTGCGGGCCGACGGTCTATGACTTCGCCCATATCGGCAATGCCCGCCCCGTCATCGTGTTCGACGTGCTCTATCGCCTGCTGCGTCACCTTTATGGCGACAACCACGTCACCTATGTGCGCAACATCACCGACGTCGACGACAAGATCAACGCGCGGGCGAAGCGCGACTATCCCGACCTGCCGCTCAACGAGGCGATCCGTGCGGTCACCGAAAAGACTGCGGACCAGTTCCACAGCGACGTTGCCGCCCTCGGCGTGCTGCAGCCGACGGTCGAGCCCCGCGCCACCGAACATATCGACGGCATGGTGGCGATGATCCAGCGGCTTCTCGAGAAGGGCAATGCCTATGTTGCCGAGGGGCCCGAGGGCAAGGAGGTGCTTTTCGACGTCCCCTCCATGCCCGATTACGGCAGGCTGTCCCGGCGCAATCTCGACGACCAGCAGGCCGGCGCCCGCATTGCCGTCGAAAGTCACAAGAAGAACCCCGCGGATTTCGTGCTGTGGAAGGAAAGCGACGCTGATGAGCCCGGCTGGGAGGGCGTCTTCTCCGTCGACGGCTCGCCCGTTGCGATCCACGGCCGCCCCGGCTGGCATATCGAATGCTCGGTGATGTCGGAAAAGCATCTCGGCGAGACCTTCGACATTCATGGCGGCGGCCTCGACCTGATCTTCCCCCACCACGAAAACGAGATCGCCCAATCCTGCTCGGCCCACGGCAACCACGTGATGGCGAATGTCTGGATGCATAACGGCTTCGTGCAGGTCGAAGGCCGCAAGATGTCGAAATCCGAAGGCAACTTCTTCACCATCCACGAATTGCTGGAGACGGAGAATTTCGGCGGGCGGAAATGGCCGGGCGAAGTGCTGCGCCTCGCCATGCTGATGACGCACTACCGCGAACCCATCGACTTTTCGGTCAAGAGGCTGGAAGAGGCGGAAAACATTCTGGTTAAGCTCCGCCGCAAGGCGGAAGGCGCAGAAGCCGGCATCCTTTCCGAAAGCTTTGCCGATGCCATCGCCGATGACCTCAATACGCCGGATTACATCGGGCACATGCTGAGCGGCGGCGTCACCGCGCCGGACCTGCTCGCCGCCGGCGACCTTCTCGGCCTCAATCTTCGTCCCAAGCTGGCCGACTTCGACGTCCAGTCCTTCGTCGACCAGCGCCTCGCCCTGATCCGCGAAAAGAACTGGGCCGAAGCCGACCGCATTCGCGACCAACTGGCCGAAAAGGGTATCCTGCTGAAGGACGCCAAGGACAAGGAAACCGGCGAGCGTATCACCACTTGGGAGGTCCAGCGGTGA